The Tachypleus tridentatus isolate NWPU-2018 chromosome 5, ASM421037v1, whole genome shotgun sequence genome includes a window with the following:
- the LOC143250529 gene encoding uncharacterized protein LOC143250529 isoform X2 — translation MKAQQIIAFLVSTTLVLANQINGYVQICQAMTSTNPLAILQREKCNDIIPKEFNAWEMCLKKLNKDSSEAWKDFCYGLHTRNMFRENMEECIGQLIKDILSKMENSLKDKIEKCIEKLFELAKEQ, via the exons ATGAAGGCACAACAGATTATCGCTTTTCTGGTTAGCACGACTTTAGTGTTAGCTAATCAGATAAACGGCTATGTCCAAATCTGCCAAGCTATGACGAGta cAAATCCCTTAGCTATTTTGCAACGAGAAAAATGCAATGACATCATACCCAAG GAATTTAATGCTTGGGAGATGTGTCTGAAAAAATTGAATAAAGACAGTTCAGAAGCATGGAAAGACTTTTGTTATGGCTTACATACAAGAAACATGTTTCGTGAAAAC ATGGAAGAATGCATTGGCCAATTGATAAAGGACATACTGTCAAAG ATGGAAAACAGTTTGAAGGACAAAATCGAG AAATGTATTGAAAAACTCTTCGAGTTAGCTAAAGAGCAGTAA
- the LOC143250529 gene encoding uncharacterized protein LOC143250529 isoform X3, protein MKAQQIIAFLVSTTLVLANQINGYVQICQAMTSTNPLAILQREKCNDIIPKEFNAWEMCLKKLNKDSSEAWKDFCYGLHTRNMFRENMEECIGQLIKDILSKMENSLKDKIEVVRDA, encoded by the exons ATGAAGGCACAACAGATTATCGCTTTTCTGGTTAGCACGACTTTAGTGTTAGCTAATCAGATAAACGGCTATGTCCAAATCTGCCAAGCTATGACGAGta cAAATCCCTTAGCTATTTTGCAACGAGAAAAATGCAATGACATCATACCCAAG GAATTTAATGCTTGGGAGATGTGTCTGAAAAAATTGAATAAAGACAGTTCAGAAGCATGGAAAGACTTTTGTTATGGCTTACATACAAGAAACATGTTTCGTGAAAAC ATGGAAGAATGCATTGGCCAATTGATAAAGGACATACTGTCAAAG ATGGAAAACAGTTTGAAGGACAAAATCGAG gtggttagggatgCTTGA